The following proteins are encoded in a genomic region of Hymenobacter siberiensis:
- a CDS encoding RNA polymerase sigma factor → MPTLTVTTEADLIAACVQGEHRAQRQLYDQLAGLMLTVCRRYLKRREDAEEALILGFAKMFRALPNYRFEGSFEGWVRRIMVNEALMQLRQRELMTVSFEDFAQPENLATTAATADTQLQAEDLMNLLATLPTGYRTVFNLYALEGYGHQEIAELLGISEGTSKSQLSKARAMLQRRVQFSTITTN, encoded by the coding sequence GTGCCCACCCTTACCGTGACGACCGAAGCCGACCTCATCGCTGCTTGTGTGCAGGGCGAGCACCGGGCCCAGCGCCAGCTCTACGACCAGCTGGCCGGGCTGATGCTCACCGTGTGCCGCCGCTACCTCAAGCGCCGCGAAGATGCCGAAGAAGCCCTGATACTGGGTTTTGCCAAAATGTTCCGGGCCCTGCCCAACTACCGCTTCGAAGGCAGCTTCGAGGGCTGGGTGCGCCGCATCATGGTGAACGAGGCCCTGATGCAGCTGCGCCAGCGCGAGTTGATGACGGTGTCGTTTGAGGACTTTGCCCAGCCTGAAAACCTGGCCACCACCGCCGCCACCGCCGATACTCAGCTCCAGGCCGAAGACCTGATGAACCTGCTGGCCACGTTGCCCACCGGCTACCGCACCGTCTTCAACCTCTACGCCCTGGAAGGCTACGGCCACCAGGAAATTGCCGAGCTGCTGGGCATCAGCGAAGGCACCAGCAAATCGCAGCTGAGCAAGGCCCGCGCCATGCTCCAGCGGCGCGTTCAGTTTTCTACTATAACGACCAACTAG
- a CDS encoding CoA-binding protein has translation MKKTLVLGASDNPARYSYRAAHMLKNHGHEVVPVGIRKGQVAGLDIHTDRPQETDIDTVTLYVGPQNQPTWYDYILDLKPKRILFNPGTENPELERLAQQRGIQTEEACTLVLLSIGQY, from the coding sequence ATGAAAAAGACTCTTGTTCTCGGCGCCTCCGATAATCCGGCCCGCTACTCGTACCGGGCGGCGCACATGCTCAAAAACCACGGCCACGAGGTAGTGCCCGTCGGCATTCGCAAAGGCCAGGTGGCCGGGCTCGACATTCACACCGACCGGCCCCAAGAAACGGATATCGATACCGTGACGCTCTACGTGGGCCCGCAAAACCAGCCCACCTGGTACGACTACATTCTGGACCTGAAGCCCAAGCGCATCCTCTTCAACCCCGGCACCGAAAACCCCGAGCTGGAACGCCTGGCCCAGCAGCGCGGCATCCAGACGGAGGAAGCCTGCACGTTGGTACTGCTCTCGATTGGGCAGTATTAA
- a CDS encoding NAD(P)/FAD-dependent oxidoreductase, protein MLKQELEVLLAPEVAFDELARYEAILQQAGLAPGEADFVHLRRRSIDARGRQPLVRLRADIYRSAPPSELFGPWFVYPNVKVNSPRVLIIGAGPAGLFAALRCLELGLKPIVLERGRDVRARRRDLAAINKDQLVNSDSNYCFGEGGAGTYSDGKLYTRATKRGDVGSVLRRLVQHGATPDILVDAHPHIGTNKLPAVVQALREAIIEAGGEVHFETRVTDLLLDNNQLRGVVTATGVTIEAEATILATGHSARDIYELLHRRGVLIEAKPFALGVRVEHPQELIDQAQYRRIDRGLLPAASYSLVHQTEVRGEQRGVFSFCMCPGGFIVPAATAPGEVVVNGMSPSRRDSRFANSGIVAAVELADMDVKQHGPLAGLHFQQQIEQLACRAAGGTQRAPAQLLGDFLKNKQSGSLLETSYQPGLVSVQMDDVLGPVLAERLRQGFRDFGRKIPGYATNAAQIVGVESRTSAPIRIPRDKDTLRHPVVAGLYPCGEGAGYAGGIVSAAMDGERCAEAVRAAVRR, encoded by the coding sequence ATGTTAAAACAAGAACTAGAAGTACTGCTTGCCCCCGAAGTTGCGTTTGATGAGCTGGCCCGCTACGAAGCCATTTTACAACAGGCCGGCCTGGCCCCGGGCGAAGCCGATTTTGTGCATTTACGCCGGCGTTCTATTGATGCCCGGGGCCGGCAACCCCTGGTACGACTACGCGCCGACATCTACAGGAGCGCCCCACCGAGTGAGCTATTTGGACCATGGTTTGTTTATCCAAATGTGAAAGTAAATAGCCCCCGGGTTCTCATCATCGGGGCGGGCCCAGCGGGGTTATTTGCGGCGTTGCGTTGCCTGGAGTTGGGTCTGAAACCGATTGTGCTGGAGCGCGGGCGAGACGTGCGCGCCCGCCGCCGCGACCTCGCTGCCATCAACAAAGACCAGCTGGTAAACTCCGATTCCAATTACTGTTTTGGCGAAGGCGGGGCCGGCACGTATTCCGATGGCAAGCTGTATACCCGCGCCACCAAGCGCGGCGATGTGGGCAGCGTGCTCCGCCGCCTGGTGCAGCACGGCGCGACACCCGACATTCTAGTGGACGCTCACCCCCACATCGGCACCAACAAATTGCCGGCTGTGGTGCAGGCCCTGCGCGAGGCCATCATCGAAGCCGGCGGCGAGGTGCATTTCGAAACCCGCGTGACCGACCTGCTGCTCGATAATAACCAGCTGCGCGGCGTGGTCACGGCTACCGGCGTGACCATCGAGGCGGAGGCCACCATTCTGGCCACCGGCCATTCGGCCCGCGACATTTACGAGCTGCTGCACCGGCGCGGCGTGCTCATCGAGGCCAAGCCCTTTGCGCTGGGCGTGCGCGTCGAGCATCCGCAGGAGCTGATTGACCAGGCCCAGTACCGCCGGATTGACCGCGGCCTGCTACCGGCCGCCTCCTACTCGCTCGTGCACCAAACGGAGGTGCGCGGCGAGCAGCGCGGCGTGTTCTCCTTTTGCATGTGCCCGGGCGGCTTCATAGTGCCGGCAGCCACGGCCCCGGGCGAGGTAGTGGTGAACGGCATGAGCCCGAGCCGCCGCGACTCGCGCTTTGCCAACTCCGGCATTGTGGCCGCCGTGGAGCTGGCCGACATGGACGTGAAGCAGCACGGCCCGCTGGCCGGCCTGCACTTTCAGCAGCAGATTGAGCAGCTGGCCTGCCGGGCGGCGGGCGGCACGCAGCGGGCCCCGGCCCAGCTGCTCGGCGACTTTCTCAAAAACAAACAGTCCGGCAGCCTGCTCGAAACGTCGTACCAGCCCGGCCTGGTGTCGGTGCAGATGGACGACGTGCTGGGGCCGGTGCTGGCCGAGCGCCTGCGCCAGGGCTTCCGCGACTTTGGCCGGAAGATTCCCGGCTACGCCACCAACGCCGCCCAGATTGTGGGCGTGGAAAGCCGGACCTCGGCCCCCATCCGCATCCCGCGCGACAAGGATACGCTGCGGCACCCGGTGGTGGCGGGGCTGTACCCGTGCGGCGAGGGCGCGGGCTACGCGGGTGGCATCGTGTCGGCGGCCATGGACGGCGAGCGCTGCGCCGAGGCCGTGCGGGCGGCGGTGCGCCGCTAG
- a CDS encoding voltage-gated chloride channel family protein: MTPRFALARLRTLGTTATLLFLLRWLLICGLIGAMAGTASAGFLVALDWATRWREAHLWVLALLPVAGLLIGGAYHYFGNSVVRGNNLILDEIHRPSQRLPLRMVPLVLGGTLATHLFGGSAGREGTAVQMGAALADQLTRWLGLRPRDRRLLLIAGMSAGFASVFGTPLAGAVFGLEVFLLGSIRYEAVLPSFLAAVMADFVTRAWGVGHTHYPTLGELPLTPLLLGCTLVAGALFGLAARSFATLTHTISKVFSRIAYPPLRPVVGGVLVAGLLWAVGPVRFGGLGVPVIVEAFQHPLAPTDWALKLVLTALTLGCGFKGGEVTPLFFIGAALGSALAVVLPLPVALLAAMGFVGVFAGAANTPLACTLMGLELFGAHAGVYLALACVVAYLFSGHHGIYGSQVVGQAKHLRLGRQQGRPLNELP; encoded by the coding sequence GTGACCCCACGCTTTGCCCTCGCCCGCCTGCGCACCCTCGGCACCACCGCCACCCTCCTTTTCCTACTGCGATGGCTGCTGATTTGCGGCCTGATTGGCGCAATGGCCGGCACCGCCTCGGCGGGGTTTCTGGTGGCCCTCGACTGGGCCACGCGCTGGCGCGAAGCGCATCTCTGGGTTTTGGCGCTGCTGCCGGTAGCGGGTCTACTCATCGGCGGGGCCTACCACTATTTCGGCAATAGCGTGGTGCGCGGCAACAACCTTATTCTGGATGAAATCCACCGCCCCAGCCAGCGGCTGCCGCTGCGCATGGTGCCGCTGGTGCTGGGCGGCACGCTGGCTACGCATCTGTTTGGCGGGTCGGCGGGCCGCGAGGGCACGGCCGTGCAGATGGGCGCGGCCCTGGCCGACCAGCTCACCCGTTGGCTGGGACTGCGCCCCCGCGACCGCCGCCTGCTGCTCATCGCGGGCATGAGCGCGGGGTTTGCTTCCGTGTTTGGCACGCCGCTGGCCGGGGCCGTATTCGGGCTTGAAGTTTTTCTGCTAGGCTCCATTCGCTACGAAGCCGTGCTACCCAGCTTCCTGGCGGCTGTCATGGCTGACTTTGTGACGCGGGCCTGGGGCGTGGGCCACACCCACTACCCCACCCTGGGCGAGCTACCGCTCACGCCACTCCTATTAGGCTGCACCCTGGTGGCGGGCGCGCTGTTTGGGCTGGCGGCCAGGTCATTTGCCACGCTCACGCACACAATCAGCAAGGTTTTTAGCCGCATTGCCTACCCGCCGCTGCGGCCGGTGGTGGGCGGCGTGCTGGTGGCCGGGCTGCTGTGGGCCGTGGGACCGGTGCGCTTTGGCGGGCTGGGCGTGCCGGTTATCGTCGAGGCCTTTCAGCACCCGCTCGCGCCCACCGACTGGGCCCTCAAGCTGGTGCTCACGGCCCTCACGCTCGGCTGCGGCTTCAAGGGGGGCGAGGTCACGCCGCTGTTTTTTATTGGCGCGGCGCTGGGCAGCGCGCTGGCCGTGGTGCTGCCGCTGCCGGTGGCGCTGCTGGCGGCCATGGGCTTCGTGGGCGTGTTTGCCGGCGCGGCCAACACGCCCCTGGCCTGCACGCTCATGGGGCTGGAGTTATTCGGGGCGCATGCTGGCGTGTACCTGGCGCTGGCCTGCGTGGTGGCTTATTTATTTTCAGGCCACCACGGTATTTATGGGTCGCAAGTGGTGGGGCAGGCCAAGCATTTGCGCCTGGGACGGCAGCAAGGCCGCCCGCTAAACGAGCTGCCCTAA